From a region of the Anaeromyxobacter sp. genome:
- a CDS encoding bacteriohemerythrin, producing MPTTHLPRDPVAAGAHLLAETPGDAAATRDQLLSALQAERAAHARTREAMARSEAAAGRFVPRQLLALLGAERLGDLALGDAVERKLTILFSDIRGFTALCEGMSPRDTFRFLNSFLGVMEPVVTRHHGFVDKYIGDAVMALFPGGADDAVAAGVGMLEALEDFNASRGREGRPRIGMGVGLNHGMVTLGTVGGAGRIEGTVVSDAVNLASRLEGLTKRYGAPLLVSEAALYALDGAAERTVRFLDRIRVKGKRQPQSVYEVFEADPPARRAAKLATLPWFEEAVACYHLREVGVAEPLLRRCLEAAPDDAAAALYLARCREYLASGKHEGTGELDGTLPWRDEFTLGLDPVDGQHHELLDAMNRLTPLLHAGDGSGAEATLAFLASYVRDHFGTEEALMGQHGYPFTAEHVREHQNFIAFLRRLAGQVTAGRPRLHLVFQIQIFLLDWFANHSTGTDRHLARWLRAQEADPAW from the coding sequence ATGCCGACGACACACCTGCCACGGGATCCGGTCGCCGCGGGGGCCCACCTGCTGGCCGAGACGCCCGGCGACGCCGCCGCCACCCGGGACCAGCTGCTCTCGGCCCTGCAGGCCGAGCGGGCCGCGCACGCCCGCACCCGCGAGGCGATGGCGCGCAGCGAGGCCGCCGCCGGCCGCTTCGTGCCCCGCCAGCTGCTGGCCCTGCTGGGCGCCGAGCGGCTGGGCGACCTGGCGCTGGGCGACGCCGTGGAGCGCAAGCTCACCATCCTCTTCTCCGACATCCGCGGCTTCACCGCGCTGTGCGAGGGCATGAGCCCGCGCGACACCTTCCGCTTCCTCAACTCCTTCCTGGGCGTGATGGAGCCGGTGGTGACGCGCCACCACGGCTTCGTGGACAAGTACATCGGCGACGCCGTGATGGCCCTCTTCCCCGGCGGCGCCGACGACGCGGTGGCCGCCGGCGTGGGGATGCTGGAGGCGCTGGAGGACTTCAACGCCTCGCGCGGCCGGGAGGGGCGCCCGCGCATCGGCATGGGCGTCGGCCTGAACCACGGCATGGTGACCCTGGGCACGGTGGGCGGGGCCGGGCGCATCGAGGGCACGGTGGTGAGCGACGCCGTCAACCTGGCCTCCCGGCTGGAGGGGCTGACCAAGCGGTACGGCGCCCCGCTGCTGGTCTCGGAGGCGGCCCTCTACGCGCTGGACGGGGCGGCCGAGCGCACCGTGCGCTTCCTCGACCGCATCCGGGTCAAGGGCAAGCGGCAGCCGCAGTCGGTCTACGAGGTCTTCGAGGCCGACCCGCCGGCGCGGCGGGCCGCCAAGCTGGCCACGCTGCCCTGGTTCGAGGAGGCGGTGGCCTGCTACCACCTGCGCGAGGTGGGCGTGGCCGAGCCGCTGCTGCGGCGCTGCCTGGAGGCGGCGCCCGACGACGCGGCCGCGGCGCTCTACCTGGCGCGCTGCCGCGAGTACCTGGCCAGCGGGAAGCACGAGGGGACCGGGGAGCTGGACGGCACCCTGCCCTGGCGCGACGAGTTCACCCTGGGGCTCGACCCGGTGGACGGGCAGCACCACGAGCTGCTCGACGCCATGAACCGGCTCACCCCGCTGCTGCACGCCGGCGACGGCAGCGGCGCGGAGGCCACCCTGGCCTTCCTGGCGAGCTACGTGCGCGACCACTTCGGCACCGAGGAGGCCCTCATGGGCCAGCACGGCTACCCCTTCACGGCCGAGCACGTGCGGGAGCACCAGAACTTCATCGCCTTCCTGAGGCGGCTGGCCGGCCAGGTCACCGCCGGCCGGCCGCGGCTCCACCTGGTCTTCCAGATCCAGATCTTCCTGCTCGACTGGTTCGCCAACCACTCCACCGGCACGGACCGCCACCTGGCGCGCTGGCTGCGGGCGCAGGAGGCCGACCCGGCCTGGTAG